In the genome of Mycoplasma seminis, one region contains:
- a CDS encoding MAGa3780 family membrane protein translates to MEAWNYAPDGHKSIFDQIKDIQDSSGNENIQKIINYYVYPNATYLFWGGSTYWFTFMSNVLMGITLFLYPFWQKSRRAQTFYFASMVYIIIVMLGYWGGVIFDHSIITDNKPFEMVKTLIMHAGAPFFGLMTLFVYERKRIRISTKSVWGFAAWPIAYLFFTIAIYFLGYKFMQFGGTELQRGVTIYGVVSFYEPLGYKGGSIFIVVVLDIIMVLCAIFAAPVIGFTLRKLLRILRPRQKKLPKLYFVKPETRAAVAKAKAEKQAAKEEKKLAKVAENQTDIKLDKTN, encoded by the coding sequence ATGGAAGCATGAAATTATGCGCCAGATGGTCACAAAAGTATTTTTGATCAAATTAAAGATATTCAAGATTCTTCAGGCAATGAAAATATACAAAAAATAATTAATTATTATGTATATCCAAATGCAACATACCTATTCTGAGGTGGTTCAACTTATTGATTTACTTTTATGTCCAATGTTTTAATGGGGATTACTTTATTCCTTTATCCATTTTGACAAAAATCACGTAGAGCACAAACGTTCTACTTTGCCTCAATGGTATACATCATTATAGTTATGCTTGGATATTGAGGTGGTGTTATTTTTGACCATAGCATTATTACAGATAATAAACCATTTGAAATGGTTAAAACACTTATAATGCATGCTGGAGCTCCATTCTTTGGATTAATGACTCTTTTTGTTTATGAAAGAAAAAGAATCAGAATTTCAACTAAATCAGTATGAGGTTTTGCTGCATGACCAATTGCTTATTTATTCTTTACAATTGCGATTTATTTCTTAGGATATAAATTCATGCAATTTGGTGGGACAGAACTCCAACGTGGTGTAACAATCTATGGTGTTGTTTCATTTTATGAACCATTAGGATATAAAGGCGGAAGTATCTTTATAGTAGTTGTCTTAGATATAATTATGGTGTTATGTGCAATATTTGCGGCACCTGTAATTGGATTTACTTTAAGAAAATTACTTAGAATACTTCGTCCAAGACAAAAGAAATTACCAAAATTATACTTTGTCAAACCGGAAACACGTGCAGCAGTTGCTAAAGCTAAAGCTGAAAAACAAGCTGCTAAAGAAGAAAAGAAACTTGCAAAAGTTGCTGAAAATCAAACAGATATTAAGCTTGATAAAACAAACTAA